From Sodalis glossinidius str. 'morsitans', the proteins below share one genomic window:
- the fliO gene encoding flagellar biosynthetic protein FliO — protein MKQTTLQPPVAHDSGHGTVLFNVAGSLGAVLLLILVLLKLARRFGFSAPRHGGQPLLKVRAGCSLGNRERVVVVEAGEHWLVLGVTPGRITHLHTLPAGDDAPDEPPPTFRTLLARERQSRETT, from the coding sequence ATGAAACAGACCACACTACAGCCGCCGGTCGCGCATGACAGCGGCCACGGCACCGTACTTTTCAACGTGGCCGGATCGCTGGGGGCGGTATTGCTGCTGATCCTCGTGCTACTCAAACTGGCGCGGCGCTTTGGCTTTTCTGCGCCCCGCCACGGCGGCCAGCCGCTGCTCAAAGTCCGTGCCGGCTGCTCCCTCGGCAACCGCGAACGGGTGGTGGTAGTGGAGGCCGGGGAGCACTGGCTGGTGCTCGGCGTCACGCCGGGGCGAATAACGCACCTGCATACCCTGCCCGCCGGCGACGACGCGCCCGACGAGCCGCCGCCAACGTTCCGGACGCTGCTCGCGCGCGAGCGCCAATCGCGGGAGACGACATGA
- the fliM gene encoding flagellar motor switch protein FliM, with protein MSEKDSARPAPLTRKQAKKELRQAQARAAQQPSPKTGSGSPFDAAQRRRQGGERLKGLEMINQDFAGRFRSALFILMQRRTDISAEAILIQPYREFAAQLRPPASLNLIDLKPLRGNTLFAFTPGLIFTTLDTLFGGSGRLPDAQERAFTPAEQRVIDRLLKLMLQAYGDAWLGLHPLEPEFITAETSCRFTGFSDGEMVVISPFRVAIGAMQGEFAIVFSQAALEPLYEILSKPLPEHIRQDQGHWRQNLARQLQGTELELVARFADLPLCLSRVMELRRGDILPIPRPDRLTACVDGVPVFLGNYGSLNGRYALRVEHVINQGIDQLNNKDIPHE; from the coding sequence ATGTCCGAGAAAGATTCCGCCCGCCCCGCCCCGCTCACGCGTAAACAGGCCAAAAAGGAGTTGCGGCAGGCACAGGCGCGCGCCGCACAGCAGCCCTCGCCTAAGACCGGTTCAGGTTCGCCCTTCGATGCCGCTCAACGTCGGCGCCAGGGGGGCGAGCGCCTGAAAGGGCTAGAAATGATCAATCAGGATTTCGCCGGCCGGTTTCGGAGCGCGCTGTTCATTCTGATGCAGCGCCGCACCGACATCAGCGCGGAAGCGATATTGATCCAACCGTACCGGGAATTCGCCGCCCAGCTCCGTCCTCCCGCCAGTCTAAATCTGATCGACCTGAAACCGCTGCGGGGCAACACGCTCTTCGCCTTCACGCCGGGGCTTATCTTTACCACGCTCGACACGCTTTTCGGCGGCAGCGGGCGGCTGCCCGACGCGCAGGAACGGGCATTTACCCCGGCGGAACAGCGTGTTATCGACCGTTTGCTGAAGCTGATGCTACAGGCCTATGGCGACGCCTGGTTGGGGTTACATCCGCTAGAGCCGGAATTCATCACCGCGGAAACGTCCTGCCGGTTTACAGGCTTTAGCGATGGCGAAATGGTCGTGATTTCGCCGTTTCGGGTCGCTATCGGCGCCATGCAGGGGGAGTTTGCCATTGTTTTCTCGCAGGCCGCCCTGGAGCCGCTGTACGAGATCTTAAGTAAGCCACTGCCGGAGCATATTCGGCAGGATCAGGGCCATTGGCGCCAAAATCTGGCCAGACAGTTGCAGGGTACCGAACTGGAGCTTGTCGCCCGTTTTGCCGACCTGCCTCTATGCCTATCGCGGGTCATGGAGCTGCGGCGGGGCGATATCCTGCCGATCCCGCGCCCCGATCGGCTCACCGCCTGCGTTGATGGTGTCCCGGTCTTCCTCGGCAACTACGGCAGCCTGAACGGGCGGTATGCATTGCGAGTAGAACACGTGATTAATCAAGGCATTGACCAATTAAACAATAAGGACATTCCTCATGAGTGA
- the fliH gene encoding flagellar assembly protein FliH, whose amino-acid sequence MSERAEIARWQRWLPADLALAFTESLPAPLASGDQDDNAWQAELTLLRSQAEQRGFKQGQQEGEKQGYRQGFDQGRSAGFDQGLQDAQAEQGQITAQLADLLRELKATLSGLDAVMPARLTQIALTAAGKILGQSPVCDTRVVLETIQQLLHERPLFDGDLRLYVHPDDLPSLQRHLGSMLESQGWRLLADGQLMRGGCRIIAEDGEVDATLETRWQQLCQMLKEGLPHDRAVGTLD is encoded by the coding sequence ATGTCTGAGCGCGCCGAAATAGCGCGTTGGCAACGCTGGCTGCCGGCGGATTTGGCTTTGGCATTCACCGAGAGCCTTCCCGCGCCGCTGGCGTCAGGGGATCAGGACGACAACGCCTGGCAGGCGGAGTTAACGCTACTGCGCAGCCAGGCGGAACAGCGCGGGTTCAAGCAGGGTCAGCAGGAGGGCGAGAAGCAGGGCTATCGGCAGGGTTTTGATCAAGGACGCAGCGCCGGTTTTGACCAGGGGTTGCAGGATGCACAGGCCGAACAAGGACAGATAACCGCCCAACTAGCAGATCTGCTGCGCGAACTGAAGGCTACCCTCTCGGGGCTGGATGCGGTGATGCCGGCGCGGCTAACGCAAATCGCGCTGACGGCGGCCGGCAAAATTCTGGGCCAATCGCCGGTATGCGACACCCGCGTCGTACTGGAGACCATTCAACAGCTACTGCACGAGCGGCCGCTGTTCGACGGCGATCTGCGGCTGTATGTGCACCCGGACGATCTGCCGTCGCTACAGCGTCATTTAGGCAGCATGCTGGAAAGCCAGGGCTGGCGCCTGCTGGCCGACGGACAGCTGATGCGCGGCGGTTGCCGCATCATCGCCGAGGACGGCGAGGTGGATGCCACTCTGGAAACACGCTGGCAGCAGCTATGCCAGATGCTCAAGGAGGGCCTGCCGCATGACCGTGCAGTTGGAACGCTGGATTAA
- a CDS encoding flagellar protein FliT, giving the protein MQIISQAEHPFSLPLQLSYQIIAKARLKDWDSVVALNNRYVITLREAIEHIQSAGMATYEEEGRMNDIEQLLKNEKEIRALIGTRLTTLEQDMGQLRHSSQGNNTYHRQLLQS; this is encoded by the coding sequence ATGCAAATTATTTCCCAAGCAGAGCATCCGTTCTCCCTGCCTTTGCAATTATCTTATCAGATAATTGCAAAGGCACGTCTTAAAGACTGGGACAGCGTGGTCGCACTAAATAATCGCTATGTTATTACTTTGCGAGAGGCAATAGAACATATTCAATCTGCCGGCATGGCGACCTATGAAGAAGAAGGGAGAATGAATGACATTGAACAATTGCTTAAAAATGAAAAGGAAATCCGTGCGCTAATCGGCACACGATTAACAACCTTAGAACAGGATATGGGTCAATTACGCCATAGCTCACAGGGTAATAACACTTATCATAGGCAGCTTTTGCAATCCTGA
- a CDS encoding flagellar basal body-associated FliL family protein translates to MATGAKDVSGIKAFFIKYRSAAVIILGTITVLALGLLVYLQPGIKEDAIPVAQTVDSLPAENTLPPVYFPLDAFTVSLQPDNGDYGAMLYVGLTLRLQDEKTRALMESQLPELRNYLILLLSQQSPASISSAADKQALLTQIKQELNQQRPNGQPPYVTDVFFNSFIVR, encoded by the coding sequence TTGGCTACAGGGGCAAAAGACGTGTCAGGCATTAAGGCTTTTTTTATCAAATACCGCTCCGCTGCGGTCATCATTCTGGGGACGATAACCGTGCTAGCACTCGGCCTGCTCGTCTATCTGCAGCCAGGCATCAAAGAGGATGCGATTCCCGTTGCACAAACGGTGGACAGTTTACCGGCGGAAAATACCTTACCGCCGGTGTATTTCCCATTGGATGCTTTTACCGTGAGTTTACAACCGGACAACGGCGATTACGGTGCCATGCTGTATGTCGGTTTAACCTTGCGTTTGCAGGACGAAAAGACGCGCGCGCTAATGGAAAGTCAATTACCCGAATTGCGCAACTACCTGATTTTGCTTCTATCGCAGCAGTCCCCCGCCTCGATCTCGTCTGCGGCAGACAAACAGGCCTTACTTACGCAGATAAAGCAAGAGCTGAATCAGCAGCGTCCAAACGGTCAGCCGCCCTACGTGACTGACGTATTTTTTAACTCATTTATTGTGCGGTGA
- the fliN gene encoding flagellar motor switch protein FliN: MSDTPHTPGDEAPLHETDGQSLGDTACPAPSRPEFPPASTTEGGSPLTEDLSLILDIPVKMTVELGRTRMTIRELLHLSQDAVVPLEGQAGEPLDILINGYLIARGEVVVMGEQYGVRIADIVTPAERMRRLSR; this comes from the coding sequence ATGAGTGATACCCCACACACGCCCGGCGACGAGGCGCCCTTGCACGAAACCGACGGGCAAAGCCTTGGCGATACAGCATGCCCGGCACCGAGCAGGCCGGAATTCCCCCCTGCTTCCACCACCGAAGGGGGATCGCCGCTGACGGAAGATCTCAGCCTGATTCTGGATATTCCGGTGAAAATGACCGTCGAATTGGGGCGGACCCGCATGACCATTCGCGAACTGCTGCACCTGAGCCAGGACGCGGTAGTGCCTTTGGAAGGACAGGCGGGCGAACCGCTGGATATTCTGATAAACGGTTACCTGATCGCCCGCGGCGAAGTCGTCGTAATGGGAGAACAATACGGCGTGCGCATCGCCGATATTGTTACGCCCGCCGAACGTATGCGCCGGTTGAGCCGATAA
- the fliI gene encoding flagellar protein export ATPase FliI produces the protein MTVQLERWINAMARQERMITTLPDCRHYGRLTRTTGMVMEAVGLQLPLGATCLIERYNGKAVGLVETEVVGFKGRQLFLMPLENVEGILPSARVYAPGSANSKVPARLLPLGPALLGRVLCGSGQPLDNLPPPETGYRASLYSPPLNPLARSPITDVLDVGVRAINGLLTVGRGQRMGLFAGSGVGKSMLLGMMARYTQADVIVVGLIGERGREVKDFIENILGEEGIARAVIIAAPADVSPMLRMQGAAYATRIAEDFRDRGKHVLLIMDSLTRYAMAQREIGLAIGEPPATKGYPPSVFAKLPTLVERAGNGADGGGSITAFYTVLTEGDDQQDPIADAARAILDGHVVLSRQLAESGHYPAIDIETSISRAMTALVDTAHFQQVQQVKQWLASYQRNRDLLSVGAYAAGSDPLLDQAIAHYPQLESYLRQDVSQPCSYTQSCQQLSDLLIPPSTA, from the coding sequence ATGACCGTGCAGTTGGAACGCTGGATTAACGCGATGGCGCGCCAGGAACGCATGATTACCACCCTGCCGGACTGCCGCCACTACGGGCGGCTAACGCGGACGACCGGCATGGTGATGGAGGCGGTGGGGCTGCAATTACCCCTTGGCGCCACCTGTCTTATCGAACGCTATAACGGCAAGGCGGTAGGGCTGGTCGAAACGGAAGTCGTCGGGTTCAAGGGCCGGCAACTGTTTCTGATGCCGCTGGAAAATGTGGAGGGCATCCTGCCCAGCGCCCGCGTCTATGCGCCGGGTTCAGCTAACAGCAAAGTCCCCGCCCGCTTGCTTCCACTGGGTCCGGCGCTGTTGGGCCGCGTCCTCTGCGGCAGCGGGCAGCCGCTGGACAACCTGCCACCGCCGGAAACCGGTTATCGCGCCTCACTCTACAGCCCGCCTCTTAATCCTCTCGCGCGCAGTCCCATCACGGATGTGCTCGATGTCGGCGTGCGTGCGATTAATGGCCTGCTAACGGTAGGCCGCGGGCAACGTATGGGCTTATTTGCTGGCTCCGGCGTGGGCAAAAGTATGCTGCTCGGCATGATGGCGCGCTATACCCAGGCTGATGTCATTGTCGTCGGCCTGATAGGCGAGCGTGGGCGCGAGGTGAAAGATTTTATCGAAAATATCCTCGGCGAGGAGGGCATCGCCCGTGCGGTCATTATCGCCGCGCCGGCGGATGTTTCACCCATGCTACGTATGCAGGGCGCCGCTTACGCCACGCGTATCGCCGAAGATTTTCGCGATCGCGGCAAGCATGTGCTGCTCATTATGGACTCCCTGACGCGCTATGCGATGGCACAGCGCGAAATCGGTCTGGCCATCGGCGAGCCGCCAGCCACCAAAGGCTATCCGCCGTCGGTATTCGCCAAATTGCCCACACTGGTGGAGCGTGCCGGCAACGGCGCGGACGGCGGCGGCTCGATCACAGCCTTTTATACCGTACTGACGGAAGGAGACGACCAGCAAGATCCCATCGCCGACGCTGCCCGGGCCATTCTGGATGGTCATGTGGTGTTGTCACGTCAGCTTGCCGAGTCAGGGCATTACCCTGCCATCGACATTGAGACGTCCATCAGTCGGGCAATGACCGCCCTGGTAGATACAGCCCATTTTCAGCAAGTTCAACAGGTGAAGCAGTGGCTCGCCAGCTATCAGCGCAATCGCGATCTGCTCTCGGTAGGCGCCTACGCTGCCGGCAGCGACCCGCTGCTCGATCAGGCAATTGCCCATTATCCCCAGTTGGAAAGCTATTTGCGCCAGGATGTCTCGCAACCTTGTAGTTACACCCAATCCTGTCAACAGCTGTCCGATCTCCTCATCCCCCCTTCAACCGCATAA
- the fliG gene encoding flagellar motor switch protein FliG, protein MNAIEKSAVVMLTLGEEAAAAVFKHLRKQEVEAIGKTMASLGIYSRQQLTSVLDAFHSDAETMISPEKDSYDYLRAALISALGEDRALLLLEELHITSADDDKGIDALNSMKPQAVAALIQAEHPQVIAAILVLLKRSLAAEILSGLEETLRNDILVRIATLDGLQPAALQELTLALNDLLRGQRSRQGNKGGVRPAAEILNYMQSRQEEAAIDAVRAFDESLAEKIVDQMFMFDDLQDLDDRSLRRILQEIDTDVLVIALKGCAPPLVERILGNMSQRQAEILRDDLNLSAPVKLSRVESERKAILAVVRRLADADEIVINKDGENYV, encoded by the coding sequence ATGAATGCCATCGAAAAAAGCGCCGTCGTCATGCTGACGCTGGGGGAAGAGGCCGCCGCCGCCGTCTTTAAACATCTGCGCAAGCAGGAGGTGGAGGCAATAGGTAAGACGATGGCCTCTCTGGGCATCTACTCCCGTCAGCAGTTGACCAGCGTGCTTGACGCCTTTCATAGCGACGCGGAGACGATGATAAGCCCGGAGAAGGACAGCTACGACTATCTGCGCGCGGCCCTTATCAGCGCGCTGGGAGAGGACCGCGCCCTGCTGCTGTTGGAAGAATTGCATATCACCAGCGCGGACGATGACAAAGGCATTGACGCGTTGAACTCAATGAAACCGCAGGCGGTGGCGGCGCTTATTCAGGCCGAACATCCGCAGGTGATCGCCGCCATTCTGGTGTTGCTCAAGCGCAGTCTGGCCGCAGAAATTCTCTCCGGTCTGGAGGAAACGCTGCGTAACGACATTCTGGTGCGTATAGCCACGCTCGACGGCCTGCAGCCGGCCGCACTCCAAGAGTTGACACTGGCTTTGAATGATTTACTGCGCGGTCAGCGTAGCCGGCAAGGCAATAAGGGCGGTGTGCGTCCGGCGGCGGAGATCCTCAATTACATGCAAAGTCGGCAGGAAGAGGCGGCGATCGACGCAGTACGCGCCTTTGATGAAAGCCTGGCGGAGAAAATAGTCGATCAGATGTTTATGTTCGACGATTTGCAGGATCTGGACGATCGCAGTCTGCGCCGTATCCTGCAGGAGATCGACACCGATGTGCTCGTCATTGCCTTGAAAGGCTGCGCTCCACCGTTGGTGGAGAGGATCCTGGGCAATATGTCGCAGCGTCAGGCGGAGATCTTGCGTGACGATCTCAATCTCAGCGCCCCGGTTAAATTGTCTCGGGTGGAAAGCGAGCGCAAGGCGATTCTGGCCGTGGTCCGCCGCCTGGCCGATGCTGATGAAATAGTGATCAACAAGGACGGGGAAAACTATGTCTGA
- a CDS encoding flagellar hook-length control protein FliK, whose translation MIPTASMIIRDRGPIITTAAATELHQSEFADALQQYLAGTRRQDVGADSPVADPDPKASLTQRCKALAALINQRLAEGDHALDDDELQHLQALLAQFVLQQWPADGDPVLAKLTITPGSAHRLADGAAQTPGVQDRQPLLILPPAAKRTAKCAENPLPRLVYGNGQAEVALTRVRGNVPSHTTAHSDSLAATATLAPAGPSSTLLAAVTTDPAPLPAQTPPPAATAHLRQPLGSPAWQQHLGEHIMLFNRYSIFHAQLHLHPQELGAVKVNLRLSQEQLQVHFASDNQQVRSVLETAMTQLRTSLAENGIALGDTSVGTETSGHETAGQQQGQGESPKHGRTRSDLLLVAQHNDSVAVGSGTGYRGGIDIYA comes from the coding sequence ATGATACCCACCGCGAGCATGATTATCAGGGACAGAGGGCCCATTATCACGACCGCCGCCGCAACCGAATTGCACCAGAGTGAATTTGCTGACGCCTTACAACAGTATCTCGCTGGTACGCGCCGTCAGGATGTGGGCGCCGACAGCCCGGTCGCGGATCCGGACCCAAAGGCTTCCCTGACGCAGCGCTGCAAGGCTTTGGCGGCCCTAATCAACCAGCGTCTGGCGGAGGGGGATCACGCGCTGGACGATGACGAACTGCAGCATTTACAGGCGTTACTGGCGCAGTTTGTGTTGCAACAATGGCCCGCCGATGGCGATCCGGTGCTGGCGAAGCTGACCATCACCCCCGGCTCTGCGCACCGTTTGGCCGACGGCGCGGCGCAGACTCCCGGTGTACAGGATCGGCAGCCGTTGCTGATCCTGCCGCCGGCAGCCAAGCGAACTGCAAAATGTGCAGAAAACCCGTTACCGCGTCTTGTGTATGGCAACGGTCAGGCCGAAGTCGCGCTTACGCGCGTCCGCGGCAATGTGCCGTCGCACACCACGGCGCATAGTGACAGTCTCGCTGCAACCGCGACGCTTGCACCGGCCGGGCCGTCTTCAACTCTGCTTGCCGCTGTTACAACCGATCCGGCCCCCCTCCCGGCGCAGACCCCGCCGCCGGCGGCCACTGCACACCTGCGCCAGCCGTTAGGCTCTCCGGCCTGGCAACAGCATCTCGGCGAACACATCATGCTATTTAACCGTTACAGCATCTTTCACGCTCAGCTGCACCTCCATCCTCAGGAGTTGGGGGCGGTAAAGGTCAATCTGCGCTTGAGTCAGGAGCAGTTGCAGGTCCATTTCGCCTCCGACAATCAACAGGTGCGGTCGGTTTTGGAAACCGCCATGACTCAATTGCGCACCTCGTTGGCGGAAAACGGCATCGCGCTTGGCGATACCAGTGTCGGCACAGAAACATCCGGCCATGAAACCGCCGGGCAACAGCAGGGCCAGGGGGAAAGCCCGAAGCACGGGCGGACGCGAAGCGACTTGCTGTTAGTAGCGCAGCACAACGACAGCGTGGCTGTCGGTAGCGGCACGGGATATCGCGGCGGTATCGATATCTATGCCTGA
- the fliJ gene encoding flagellar export protein FliJ, whose amino-acid sequence MTSTSPIETLREHAERALEEALLQLGACRSAHASAVAQLNQLMSYEQEYRKQLEDNMTGTGLNVDKWINYQSFIASLYKIVAHHSQQVSVFQSRVDLAVAQWHQKKQRLNAFEILKTRSETARQLRENRRSQKQMDEFALRASLRRVES is encoded by the coding sequence ATGACCAGTACATCGCCTATCGAAACCTTGAGGGAGCATGCTGAACGGGCTTTGGAAGAAGCCCTGCTTCAGCTCGGCGCCTGCCGCAGCGCGCACGCCAGCGCCGTGGCGCAGCTAAATCAGTTGATGAGTTACGAGCAAGAATATCGCAAACAACTTGAGGATAATATGACCGGCACCGGTCTGAATGTTGATAAATGGATTAATTATCAGTCCTTTATTGCCTCTCTGTATAAAATTGTCGCCCATCACAGCCAGCAGGTGTCGGTGTTTCAATCGCGGGTCGATCTGGCGGTGGCCCAGTGGCACCAAAAAAAACAGCGGCTTAATGCGTTCGAGATCCTCAAAACGCGTTCCGAGACCGCGCGTCAACTACGCGAAAATCGCCGCAGTCAAAAACAAATGGATGAGTTCGCGCTGCGGGCGTCCTTAAGGAGAGTGGAATCATGA
- the fliE gene encoding flagellar hook-basal body complex protein FliE, which yields MTTQAIHSVLAMMNITAEQAAGNTLTLSAPATAGAGFMSELNSSIKQINGMQIEARRKAEKFELGVPGIALNDVMVDMQKASLALHLGIQVNNKLINAYQEVMNMAV from the coding sequence ATGACGACCCAGGCCATCCATTCCGTTTTGGCCATGATGAACATTACGGCTGAACAGGCGGCAGGAAACACGCTGACGCTCTCCGCGCCAGCCACCGCTGGTGCGGGTTTTATGAGTGAATTGAATAGCAGTATCAAACAGATTAACGGCATGCAAATAGAGGCCCGTCGCAAGGCGGAGAAATTTGAATTAGGCGTACCGGGGATCGCATTGAATGACGTTATGGTGGACATGCAGAAGGCGTCGCTGGCGCTGCATTTGGGAATTCAGGTCAATAATAAATTGATCAATGCCTATCAGGAAGTGATGAATATGGCGGTATAG
- the fliF gene encoding flagellar basal-body MS-ring/collar protein FliF, with translation MNASAMDINAKSAISLTNLIARFRDHPKYMLLAASAAGIALAIVLLLWARTPDYRILYSNISDQDGGAVVAELTTMNIPYRFAGNSDAIMVPSDRVHETRLLLAQKGLPKGGALGFELLDREKFGMSQFSEQINYQRALEGEIARTIKTLNPVKSARVHIAMPKPSLFVREHKPATASVTLTLYPGRALDTGQIQAITWLVSGTVPDLPAGNITMVDSQGQLLAQPGNNELDLSTTQLAYTREVEGDFQRRISAILAPVIGAANVRAEVTAQLDFTAVEQTAEQHKPNGRPEEMAIRSQQLSASDQIGIQAPGGVPGALSNQPTPPATASIESPANAAAGKKPASKDSVPPPAAAAPIVQPPRSSQNEKTINYEVDRTLTHSRFRPGVIKRLSGAVVVNDREDSNGNRVHLTPQEMQDVTALVREAMGFSSERGDTLNIVNTRFVANQDIMPPLPFWQDPGLQSIAFSLLRYALVALLFWLAWRKGLRPLWQRQQEIERERIRAQYEASQPRDEPRPISRSELEKETREKARQAMEDSIRQLRDVAAARPQMVARILRQWITREQQPS, from the coding sequence ATGAATGCCTCGGCCATGGATATCAATGCTAAATCGGCAATAAGCCTGACCAACCTAATAGCGCGTTTTCGCGACCATCCGAAATATATGCTATTAGCGGCAAGCGCCGCGGGAATCGCGCTGGCTATTGTCCTGCTGTTGTGGGCCAGAACGCCGGATTATCGCATTTTGTACAGCAATATCAGCGACCAGGACGGCGGAGCCGTGGTGGCGGAACTGACCACGATGAATATTCCCTACCGTTTTGCCGGCAACAGCGACGCCATTATGGTGCCGAGCGACCGGGTCCACGAAACCCGGTTGTTGCTGGCGCAAAAGGGGTTGCCGAAGGGCGGCGCACTGGGATTTGAACTGCTGGATCGCGAGAAATTCGGCATGAGCCAATTCAGCGAGCAAATCAATTATCAGCGGGCGCTGGAAGGTGAAATCGCCCGCACCATTAAAACGCTAAATCCAGTGAAATCGGCCCGGGTTCATATCGCGATGCCGAAACCCTCGCTGTTTGTGCGCGAACATAAGCCGGCGACCGCTTCGGTGACGTTGACGTTGTATCCCGGGCGCGCGCTGGATACCGGTCAAATCCAGGCCATTACCTGGTTGGTATCGGGCACCGTGCCCGATTTACCCGCCGGAAATATTACCATGGTAGACAGCCAGGGCCAATTACTTGCCCAACCGGGCAATAATGAGCTTGACCTCAGCACGACCCAGCTTGCCTATACCCGTGAAGTGGAGGGCGATTTTCAGAGGCGTATCAGCGCGATACTCGCGCCGGTGATAGGCGCAGCCAACGTGCGCGCGGAGGTGACCGCCCAGTTGGACTTTACCGCGGTGGAGCAAACGGCGGAGCAGCATAAACCTAACGGGCGCCCGGAGGAAATGGCGATCCGCAGCCAACAATTGAGCGCCAGCGACCAGATCGGTATTCAAGCGCCTGGCGGTGTACCGGGGGCGCTTAGCAATCAGCCCACACCGCCAGCCACGGCGTCGATTGAATCCCCCGCCAACGCCGCCGCCGGCAAAAAGCCCGCCTCCAAGGACAGTGTCCCGCCGCCCGCCGCCGCGGCACCCATCGTGCAGCCGCCGCGCAGCAGCCAGAACGAAAAAACCATTAATTACGAAGTCGACCGTACCCTGACCCATAGCCGGTTTCGTCCCGGTGTCATTAAACGCTTGTCGGGGGCGGTGGTGGTTAACGACCGGGAGGATAGCAACGGCAATCGCGTGCATTTGACGCCGCAGGAAATGCAGGACGTGACGGCGTTGGTGCGCGAGGCCATGGGCTTTTCCAGCGAACGCGGCGATACGCTCAATATCGTTAATACCCGCTTCGTTGCCAATCAGGACATTATGCCGCCGCTCCCGTTCTGGCAGGATCCGGGCCTGCAGTCTATCGCGTTCAGCCTCTTGCGCTATGCGCTGGTGGCGCTGCTGTTCTGGCTGGCATGGCGCAAAGGGCTTCGTCCACTCTGGCAGCGGCAACAGGAGATCGAGCGCGAACGCATCCGGGCGCAGTACGAAGCCAGCCAGCCGCGGGATGAACCGCGCCCCATTTCGCGCAGCGAGCTGGAGAAAGAAACACGTGAGAAAGCCCGCCAAGCAATGGAGGACAGTATCCGACAGCTGCGCGATGTCGCCGCCGCCCGACCACAGATGGTGGCACGGATACTGCGTCAATGGATAACCCGTGAGCAACAACCATCATGA
- the fliP gene encoding flagellar type III secretion system pore protein FliP (The bacterial flagellar biogenesis protein FliP forms a type III secretion system (T3SS)-type pore required for flagellar assembly.) produces the protein MRRGPARGVWPLVLLALPLLIILLPFQAAHAAQQGLIQMHPLPDGGQRWSLPVQTLVLLTSLTFLPAALLLMSGFTRIIIVLSILRNALGTPSAPPNQILLGLALCLTFFVMSPVLDSIYRDAYLPFSQDQIDMDTAIERAAQPLRQFMLTQTRETDLSLYARLGKQAAFAGPEQVPMQILLPAFVTSELKTAFQIGFTLFIPFLIIDLVIASVLMALGMMMLPPTTVSLPFKLMLFVMVDGWQLLLGSLAQSFFS, from the coding sequence ATGCGGCGCGGGCCGGCTCGCGGCGTGTGGCCGCTTGTGCTGCTGGCGCTGCCGTTACTGATAATACTACTGCCTTTTCAGGCCGCCCACGCCGCACAGCAGGGGCTCATACAGATGCATCCCCTACCCGACGGCGGCCAGCGCTGGTCGCTGCCGGTACAAACGCTGGTATTGCTGACCTCGCTCACTTTTTTACCGGCGGCGCTGCTGCTGATGTCGGGATTTACCCGCATCATTATCGTGCTGAGTATCCTGCGCAATGCGCTGGGCACGCCCTCCGCCCCGCCCAATCAGATTTTGCTCGGGCTAGCATTATGTCTGACCTTTTTTGTGATGTCGCCGGTGCTGGACAGTATTTACCGCGATGCCTACCTGCCATTTTCCCAGGACCAGATTGATATGGACACGGCAATAGAGCGGGCGGCGCAGCCGCTGCGCCAGTTTATGCTGACCCAAACGCGGGAAACGGATTTATCGCTTTACGCCCGCCTGGGCAAACAGGCGGCGTTCGCCGGTCCTGAGCAGGTGCCGATGCAAATCCTGCTGCCGGCATTTGTCACCAGCGAACTCAAAACCGCCTTTCAGATCGGTTTCACGCTGTTTATTCCGTTTTTGATTATCGATTTGGTCATCGCCAGCGTCCTGATGGCGCTGGGCATGATGATGCTACCGCCTACGACGGTATCGCTGCCGTTCAAACTCATGCTGTTCGTGATGGTGGACGGCTGGCAACTCTTGCTGGGGTCACTCGCCCAAAGCTTTTTCAGTTAA